The nucleotide sequence TTTATATAATAAACACGTTTCTCTAGGCGCTAAAATCGTTCCTTTTGCAGGATTCGAGATGCCTGTTCAATATTCTGGAGTTACAGAAGAGCATTTTGCTGTCCGCGAAAAAGCGGGAATTTTTGATGTGTCTCATATGGGACAATTTTTCATCGAAGGTCCTTCTGCAAAAGACTTGTTGCAGTTTGTGACTTCTAATAATGTTGATGCTTTGGAAATCGGAGATTCGGCGTCTAGCCAAAACAGGAAAGCACAATATTCTTGTCTTCCTAACGAAAATGGCGGGATTGTAGATGATTTGATTGTTTATAAAATCGAAGATGAAAAATATTTTGTAGTAGTTAACGCTTCAAATATTGATAAAGACTGGAATCACATTGTAAAATACAATGAAAAGTTTGGAGCCAAAATGACAAATGCTTCGGATGAAATGTCATTAATCGCCATACAAGGTCCAAAAGCAACTGAAATTCTTCAGAAATTGACTGAGACAGATTTGTCATCCATTCCATATTATCATTTCACAATTGGTTCTGTAGCTGGTTTTTCGGATGTGATTATTTCCAACACAGGTTATACAGGTAGTGGGGGATTTGAGATTTATTTCAAAAATGAAAATGCTGAAGACATTTGGGATGCGTTGACAGAAGCAGGAAAAGAATTTGGAATGATTCCTTGTGGATTGGCTTCTAGAGATACTTTAAGATTAGAAAAAGGCTTTTGTCTTTATGGAAACGATATCGATGATACCACATCTCCGCTAGAAGCTGGATTGGCTTGGATAACAAAATTTGATAAAGATTTTGTAAATAAAGCATTCTTGGAAAATCAAAAAGCTGAAGGAGTTTCAAGAAAATTAGTAGGTTTCGAAATGCAGGAAAAGGCAATTCCAAGACACGATTATGAAGTGGTTGATGCACAAGGAAACATCATCGGAAAAGTGACTTCCGGAACAATGTCGCCAATAAAAAAAATCGGATTAGGTTTGGCTTATGTTGATAAACCCAACTTTAAACTAGGTTCAGAACTCTTTATCAGAATCAGAAACAAAGATATTCCTGCGAAAGTGGTAAAACTGCCTTTCGTTTAGTTTTCAGACGAATTGATATAACTGATAGATAATAGAAAATGCGTTCAAAAATATGAACGCATTTTTTTACTTCTCACATCCATCATCCTACTTCTATCTACTTTAGATAATTCGTAATACTTTCGCTCATTGGATTGGTGGTACAAACGAAGCTGTCGATAACGTGACCATTCTCATCTAGAAGAATCTTTGTAAAATTCCAAAGGATTTTAGTGTTTTTCACTCCATTTTCTTTTTTCTCTGTGAGGAATTTATAAATCGGAGCAATGTCATCACCTTTTACAGAGATCTTGGCAGCCATTGGAAACTGAACGCCGTAATTTCTCTGGCAGAAAGCAGCAATCTCGTGATTAGATCCAGGTTCTTGTCCACCGAAGTTATTTGCTGGAAAACCTACCACAACCAATTTGTTCTTGTATTTTTCATAAAGTTTTTCCAAATCAGCATATTGAGGTGTAAATCCACATTCGGAAGCAGTATTCACAACCAATATTTTTTTGCCTTTGAATTTAGAAAAATCAATAGTAGAACCATCCAAAGCCTCAACTTTGAAACTGTGAATCGATTTGGCCTGAGCCTTATTTTTTGAAAATCCGAAAAGTGATAGCATAATAATGAATAAAAATTTCATAAATTTAATTTGAAGTTCAAATTTAAAACAAGTTTTGGTAATAATGGTTAATTATCAATTATCAATTATCAAATATCAATTATCTTAAATAAGCGCCCACTCCAAAGCTTTTTTCACCAATTCCGAAACTTTGTTGCAATTCGTCTTAGCGAGGATGTTTTTTCGGTGTGTCGTGATGGTATGATAGGAAATATCGAGCATTTCGGACATTTGTCTGGATGATTTTCCTACTGCCAAAAGGGAGAGAATCTCTGTTTCTCTTTTGGTCAGTTCTACATGTGGTAACTCAATATTCTCATTATTTCTGTACTGCATCTGGTGAAAATCGTTGCGTTCTCCAATGCCAACTACCAAAACAGTGTACGGATTTTTCTGTGTGATATGGTGGATATTGGTATGGATATTTACGGATTGATGTAATCGCCCGTTTTCATCTTTTAAGGTATGGAGTGCCTGATGATGAAACATCTCGTAGTTGCCTTTTCCTGTTTTCATCCGAAAGCAATAGCTGCATTTAAGATTTAATTGATGTTCCCATCCTATTTCCTGTATTTTCTCAATAGTCATTCTTTCGGCTTGCAGTACAAATTCGATATCATCTGGATGTATAAGTTCGATGATTTCTTTAAGATGCTTTGGAAATTTTTTAAGCCCGTGCATGGGTAGCAGATTAGGATCATGGTTACTTAGAGTGCTGTTTGCTACATTCAGAACATAGTAGTAGAACTGACCTATGGCAAACATTTCTCCGATTATCTTTTCAATCGGAGGCGGTTCAACAATCTCCTCATAATTGTTGCTCAATACTTCGGGATGGGAATTCCAAACATCTGACAATGGATGTTTTTTTATGAGATGGGCTATTTGTTTTTCTTTCATTATTTAGTTTTTATAAAATTAACAAAATTTTTAATTAAAAATACCCTTTTTGAGGTATTTACTTGTATTGTATTTTTATTTTAGATTTGAGATAAAGATAATAACTATGGAAACTCTTTTTTACAGACCCGTTCTCATTCTTTCTATTTCAGTCTCTCCATTCGGTTTCTCTCAGGAATATAAAAGTGCAAAATACGTAAAGGAAAGCTTGAAACTGTCATTTCTCGGCAGGTTTTGGTTTTGTATTTAGTTTTCTTAGCTGAGCGAAAGCGCCCTTGAAAACCTTAAAAATGGTCTCGATAATATTGATAAATTCTTTGCTCCTTTTGCGTTTAGGATCTATTATTTTAACAAAATTTTATGATTTGTAAAATAAATGCCTTTTCTTTGCCGTTCTTTTCTTTATGACCAAAATCAATGAGTGTTTACAGTAAGCTGGCAGAGAATCTCCAGTACATTTCGCCGACTTATTACAAAAGCAGATTTTTCAAAAAGTTGAAAGGTCTTTCTGCTCAAAATCTTTTAGAAAGAAAAGTCGAACCTGAATTTCTTTGGATAAAAGAAGTTTTGGAAAAAGATTCAGTGTTTATGGATGTGGGTGCTAATGTAGGCGCTTATCTTTATACTTTGGAAAATCATCTGAAACCAGAAAATATTTATGCTTTCGAACCCAATCAACAATTATTCAAGAGACTGAAACGATTATTTCCCAAAGTCAATTTACTTTCGTTCGCGTTATCTGATGTTTCCACAATTGCAGAATTTAAAATTCCAGTTATTAATGGAGAGAAAGTTCATACAAGAGGAACTTTGCAAACATCTATCAAAGAAAAAAATGAAGAAAAAACCATCCTTCAAAAAGTAGAAGTTAAGCCTTTGGACGATTTGGTCTTCGACGATGTTTATATTGAGCAAGGTCGAAATGCTCAGACTAACAAATTTAATCTGAAAAAACTCGATTTTATCAAGATTGATGTAGAAGGAAACGAGATGCAGACTTTGCGAGGTGCCAAAAAAACAATCGAAAAATTTAAACCCATTTTAATGGTAGAGATGGAGCAACGTCATCACAAAGAAAACCTGTGGTCTTTGATTTCGGAGATTGCAGATTGGGGCTATTCGGTTAATTTTCTGGATAGAAAAACTTTGCAACCAAAACTTCTTACAGAAGAATTCCTCAATCAGCAAAATCCGGATAATGTGAAGAATTATAAAGATTACATCAATAACATCATATTCTTGCCAAGAATCTGATATTATGGAAATTAGATTTTGAAAGCTTTCGCGAGCCTCAGCCTCACAAATAAAAATTAAAAACCATTAACCAACAACAATCAACTAACAACTAATCTATGAGCGTCGTAGCAAGACAAGGTGTAAAATATTCGATAATTGGCTATCTGGGCTTTTTGCTGGGAACTTTTTCGGCTATTTTTATTTTTCCTTATGATATGGAATTTTACGGAAAGCTCCGTTACATCTTGCCAACTGCCGAGATCATAGTTCCAATCATTGTTTTTGGATTGAGTTTTTCCAACGTCAAATTCTTTGCGAAAGTGAATGCAGACGGGAAACACCATAATATGTTGAGCTTATCTTTGCTTGCAGTTATTATTAATTTTTTAATTGTTGTAGGCGGATTTTTTCTCATCGCTTATTGGTTTCCTGACTTCAAAAAACTGGAAATTTGGAAAATGAAAAATCTAATTCTACCCTTGGCTTTGGTTCTGGCTTTATCATCCGTTTTCAATAAGTTTTTGACGAATTATAAAAGGGTAGTAGTTCCTAATATATTCGAGAATTTTGTCCCGAAATTAGCCAATCTTGGAGCATTTTGTTTGTTCTTTTTTATGGGATTTGCGGAGAAATCGGCGTACGGATTTTTCTTTATGATGTTCGTTATTTCTCTCTTTGGGTATGGACTTTATACGAATAGATTGGAAAAGGTCAAATTTGATTTTGATTTAGGCTATTTCAAAAAAGACAACTTTTATCGTGAGATTTTAATGTACAGTTTGTTCGGATTTTTGGGAAATATCGGAAATTATATCGCGATTAAAATCGACAGCTATATGATAGGCGAATTTATCAGTTTCGAGGAAAACGGAATTTACAATAATATTTATTCGATCATCTCTCTGATTGTTGTTCCACAGATGGGATTGTTCAACCTATCCGCACCGATTATTAATAAGGTTTTGGCAAATGGAGATTACAATGAGCTGGATCGATTCCATAAGAAAACGTCCCTCAGTTTATTTTTTCTTGGTTTGGTTTTATTTTGTTGCATTGCTGTTGGATTTCCATATTTAGCAGATTTTATGAAGAATGGAGAAGATTTGCGTTCCTCGGAACCTATTGTTTGGGTATTGGGATTTGCAATGTTGTTTGACTTGGCAACGGGATTCAACGGACATATTATTTCCCTTTCCAGATATTATAAATTCAATATTGTGGTGATGCTGATTTTAGCGGTTTTGACCATCACAACCAATATGCTTTTCCTGAAACATACAGACTTGGGAATCTTAGGAATTGCGATAGCTTATGCGATTTCTCTGTCGTTGTTTAATATTATCAAAATCATTTTCAATTATATCAAATTCAAAGTTTTTCCTTTGGGAATTGAGATGATGTATGCGATGATTTTAGGCTGTATTTCCATCAACGTCGCTCTTCTTCTTCCGGATTTGAAGCTCAATATTCTCAATCTATTTTACAAACCGGCAGTCGTTTTGATGGTGCTTTTTATCGGTAATCATTTCCTTAAAATCTATCCTTTGGATAAATATCTAAACAGATCATTTATTAAAAGTCTTTTTAGGTTTTAAGTCAATATTCTTTATTTAAAATTAGTTTTATATGCAGGGCTTCTGCGTCAGTCTAATCTGAATTTATTATCAAAATGTTTTGCAAATAAAGAAAGCCTGCCGAAAATTCATTTACAGAACTGTGACAGGCTTACATTATAGAATAATTGTGCTTTGTTTATTTAGCCGCTAAAACGTCTATTTTCTCAATAGATGGTGCAGTAGCCAACAATTCAGGCGCATTTTCCATTAGTGCTTTTGCAATCTTACCACCAAGATGTGCTTCTCTGCCTTCTTCATCTGAAAAAGTGTCAAAAATGCCAAATGTAGAAGCGTCAATACGGAACGCATACCAGGTCACAGTACCCGCTTCTTCATTAGCAAGTGGCAATGCACCTGTAATAAAATCTTCAACATCTTTTTCTTTACCTGCTTTTGCTTCTAGTCGAACTAATAATCCTAGTTTTTTCATTTTTTTTAATTTTTAAATTAAACCAATTTTGTTTTAACAAATGTAGCTCATGTAATCTTGTGATGCTTTTTTATTTAGCCCAAAAACTTATGAAAAAAGGTCAAGTTTTCATCATGTTTTTTGGACTGTAACCAAATTCATTTTTAAAGGCTGTACTAAAATTTGATAAGCTGTCATAACCAAAGTCCATATAGATTTCTGATGGTGTCGCTTCATTATTAAGCAATAATTTTTTGGCTTTGTTGAGCCGTTTTAGTTGAAACCATTTTCCCGGAGACTCTTGATATAATTGTGTAAATTTTCGCTTAAAAGTAGATAGACTCATATTACATAGAAAAGCAACCTCGTCAATATTCAAACTCGTGTACAGATTTTTTTCAACGACCATTTTAAAAGATAATTCTCTTTCGTTGATTAATAATGAATGCAGATAGACAAAAAAACTTTGCCCATATTTATCAGCCAGATACAGCATAATTTCTTCAAATTTCAATTCCAGAATCTTTTGAGAGATAGTTTGATTCAAGCCATAAATTTGTTGAATAGAATTAATAAAATGGATAATAAAATTGTCTTTTTGAATAAGGAAATAGGGACTATTGGTCGTTGTTTTATTTAAGTCCTTTGGGTTGAATAAATGCCCATATTTCAATAAAAAATCATTAATGTTTTTCTGAGAAAAGAAAAAGAGTAGGCAGCTGTAACTATTTGCACCGACAATTTCTGTTGTTAAAAAATTCCCCGATGCAAGGAGCAAGGATTGTGTATCATCGATCGAAACGATGTCATTAGAAAAGTGAATGTCCTTTTGTCCGTCCAACAAAAAACTGAATACATTTTTGTTTAGGTTAATCTTATTTTTGGAAACAAGTTTATACGCCTCGTAGTTTGCAATTTGCAGGTCGGGAGTGTCTGTGTAGTTATTATCAAATAAATGTTCAGGAAAGTTTATAATATCCATAAAATTATTGTCTTAAAACATTTTGGCATTGTAAATATATTAAAATTCTATTTCAAAAATTGTTTGCTAAAGTTTGGATGAATAGGTCGTTTAGCCTATTACATAATAGTTTGGGACTTTGCGAAATGACCGAAAATCGAGATGGAAAGTTTCGACTTCGGCTGCACATAGTAAAAGCAAATTTTTTTCTGGTAAATTATCCAAAAAAAGCTAATGAAATTGGGATTGCGGAATATGAAGCAGAAAATTTCAAATTGCAAATTACACCACCTTTTTGCCATTACAATTTTGGCCTAAACCTTCAATAAACTAAATGTGTGAGAAATCATTATTCTGTTTCATTTATCAAATAAAGGTTGAAAGTAAAAAGAGCAAGCGGATCGACAATTTGAACAATTCAGTCTTAAAAATTTCAAAATATTTTTTAAAAACAGTGCGTATTTTCAATTTGGATTTTATGTATATTTGATTCTGTTTACAGTGGTTATAAAGTTATTATCAATTTATTTTTAAATGTTAAAGCATAACCATCTTAGCAGAAAACTTAAAAACACAATTAAAGATTCTTCGGTTTTTGCTTAATGCTTTCGCTCGTAAAAATTCGGAGGATAGAAACTAATAACACGAATATGAAAATAAATTCTACTCTTTCTTCTAATTTTTCTACACCAGAATCATCTTCTACTTTGTTGAAAAATCAGTTTGCGATGATTTGTAGATGTTTGATGTTCTTTTGTTTGACTTTTGGTTTTGCTTCCGGTTTGAACGCGCAAAACTTATCTGAAATCATCAGCAATTTAAAATCCGAACTCAGTAAAAATCCCGACGATAAAAAACGGGCGTCCATCTATTCCGATCTTACTTGGTATTACGCCAGTGTTTCGGTGGATTCTGCGCTTAGTTACGGGAAAAAAGCGATTTCGGCAACGGAAAAACTTCAAGATTCTGTTATGTTGGCGCAGGTTTACAGCGACTTGGGAGCGGTTCATTTTAGGAATAATGATTTCAAAAATTCGGAAAAAAATTATCTGAAATCCTATCAAATCCGCAAAAGACAAAAGAACGCAGCGGGAATTGCAAAACTCAATAATAATTTGGCTTCGGTATATCAAAGTAGTTTTCAGTACAACAAAGCAATGAAAATGTATTTGGAAGCTTTGAAATATTTTGATGCGAAAGGAGATGT is from Epilithonimonas vandammei and encodes:
- the gcvT gene encoding glycine cleavage system aminomethyltransferase GcvT; this encodes MKKTALYNKHVSLGAKIVPFAGFEMPVQYSGVTEEHFAVREKAGIFDVSHMGQFFIEGPSAKDLLQFVTSNNVDALEIGDSASSQNRKAQYSCLPNENGGIVDDLIVYKIEDEKYFVVVNASNIDKDWNHIVKYNEKFGAKMTNASDEMSLIAIQGPKATEILQKLTETDLSSIPYYHFTIGSVAGFSDVIISNTGYTGSGGFEIYFKNENAEDIWDALTEAGKEFGMIPCGLASRDTLRLEKGFCLYGNDIDDTTSPLEAGLAWITKFDKDFVNKAFLENQKAEGVSRKLVGFEMQEKAIPRHDYEVVDAQGNIIGKVTSGTMSPIKKIGLGLAYVDKPNFKLGSELFIRIRNKDIPAKVVKLPFV
- a CDS encoding glutathione peroxidase, with protein sequence MKFLFIIMLSLFGFSKNKAQAKSIHSFKVEALDGSTIDFSKFKGKKILVVNTASECGFTPQYADLEKLYEKYKNKLVVVGFPANNFGGQEPGSNHEIAAFCQRNYGVQFPMAAKISVKGDDIAPIYKFLTEKKENGVKNTKILWNFTKILLDENGHVIDSFVCTTNPMSESITNYLK
- a CDS encoding helix-turn-helix transcriptional regulator, which gives rise to MKEKQIAHLIKKHPLSDVWNSHPEVLSNNYEEIVEPPPIEKIIGEMFAIGQFYYYVLNVANSTLSNHDPNLLPMHGLKKFPKHLKEIIELIHPDDIEFVLQAERMTIEKIQEIGWEHQLNLKCSYCFRMKTGKGNYEMFHHQALHTLKDENGRLHQSVNIHTNIHHITQKNPYTVLVVGIGERNDFHQMQYRNNENIELPHVELTKRETEILSLLAVGKSSRQMSEMLDISYHTITTHRKNILAKTNCNKVSELVKKALEWALI
- a CDS encoding FkbM family methyltransferase, giving the protein MSVYSKLAENLQYISPTYYKSRFFKKLKGLSAQNLLERKVEPEFLWIKEVLEKDSVFMDVGANVGAYLYTLENHLKPENIYAFEPNQQLFKRLKRLFPKVNLLSFALSDVSTIAEFKIPVINGEKVHTRGTLQTSIKEKNEEKTILQKVEVKPLDDLVFDDVYIEQGRNAQTNKFNLKKLDFIKIDVEGNEMQTLRGAKKTIEKFKPILMVEMEQRHHKENLWSLISEIADWGYSVNFLDRKTLQPKLLTEEFLNQQNPDNVKNYKDYINNIIFLPRI
- a CDS encoding lipopolysaccharide biosynthesis protein, with the protein product MSVVARQGVKYSIIGYLGFLLGTFSAIFIFPYDMEFYGKLRYILPTAEIIVPIIVFGLSFSNVKFFAKVNADGKHHNMLSLSLLAVIINFLIVVGGFFLIAYWFPDFKKLEIWKMKNLILPLALVLALSSVFNKFLTNYKRVVVPNIFENFVPKLANLGAFCLFFFMGFAEKSAYGFFFMMFVISLFGYGLYTNRLEKVKFDFDLGYFKKDNFYREILMYSLFGFLGNIGNYIAIKIDSYMIGEFISFEENGIYNNIYSIISLIVVPQMGLFNLSAPIINKVLANGDYNELDRFHKKTSLSLFFLGLVLFCCIAVGFPYLADFMKNGEDLRSSEPIVWVLGFAMLFDLATGFNGHIISLSRYYKFNIVVMLILAVLTITTNMLFLKHTDLGILGIAIAYAISLSLFNIIKIIFNYIKFKVFPLGIEMMYAMILGCISINVALLLPDLKLNILNLFYKPAVVLMVLFIGNHFLKIYPLDKYLNRSFIKSLFRF
- a CDS encoding putative quinol monooxygenase, whose product is MKKLGLLVRLEAKAGKEKDVEDFITGALPLANEEAGTVTWYAFRIDASTFGIFDTFSDEEGREAHLGGKIAKALMENAPELLATAPSIEKIDVLAAK
- a CDS encoding helix-turn-helix domain-containing protein, translated to MDIINFPEHLFDNNYTDTPDLQIANYEAYKLVSKNKINLNKNVFSFLLDGQKDIHFSNDIVSIDDTQSLLLASGNFLTTEIVGANSYSCLLFFFSQKNINDFLLKYGHLFNPKDLNKTTTNSPYFLIQKDNFIIHFINSIQQIYGLNQTISQKILELKFEEIMLYLADKYGQSFFVYLHSLLINERELSFKMVVEKNLYTSLNIDEVAFLCNMSLSTFKRKFTQLYQESPGKWFQLKRLNKAKKLLLNNEATPSEIYMDFGYDSLSNFSTAFKNEFGYSPKNMMKT